The following proteins are co-located in the Candidatus Poribacteria bacterium genome:
- the bioF gene encoding 8-amino-7-oxononanoate synthase, which produces MSSYDWLDPEFAIIEQAGLRRYLRTVMSAPTGTINLDGRDVVLLGSNNYLGLSMHPEVVAAAVEATQIFGTGASGSRLISGNSELYTTLESNLAKTKGTEAALVFSSGYAANTSVVPLLAGEGDLILSDALNHASIIDGCRLSRATKKIYQHCDVEHLKTLLSESTAFRRKLIVTDSVFSMDGDIAPLPDIYEVATKYDAMLLVDDAHGFGVLGKDGSGIISHFGLDGKEIIQMGTLSKAVGALGGYIAGSRTLIELLINRARGFIFTTGLPPATLAAANTALDVIRSSPELRENLFSHAKRFKTALINLGYTLLPSETQILPVVLGSPQRATRVAEALLTEGVFAPAIRPPAVPTGTSRLRLTLMATHTDAEIEQAIEAFATCGKI; this is translated from the coding sequence ATGAGCAGTTACGACTGGTTGGACCCAGAATTTGCCATAATAGAACAAGCAGGGCTACGCCGCTACCTCCGTACGGTCATGAGCGCGCCAACGGGAACGATTAATCTCGATGGACGCGATGTCGTACTGCTGGGCTCAAATAACTATCTGGGGTTAAGCATGCATCCAGAGGTAGTCGCCGCTGCCGTTGAGGCGACGCAAATTTTTGGCACAGGTGCAAGCGGTTCTCGCTTGATTTCAGGAAACAGTGAGCTCTATACAACTCTGGAATCCAACCTCGCGAAGACGAAAGGGACTGAAGCCGCACTCGTTTTCAGTTCCGGTTATGCTGCGAATACAAGCGTCGTTCCTCTGCTTGCCGGGGAAGGCGATCTCATTCTAAGCGATGCCCTTAATCATGCCAGTATCATAGACGGATGCCGTCTCAGTCGCGCCACCAAAAAAATTTATCAACACTGCGACGTAGAACATCTCAAAACCTTGTTATCGGAATCCACTGCGTTTCGGCGTAAACTCATCGTGACGGACAGCGTTTTCAGTATGGACGGCGATATCGCACCTCTCCCGGATATTTACGAAGTTGCCACGAAATACGACGCGATGCTACTGGTAGATGACGCACACGGATTTGGTGTATTAGGGAAGGACGGCAGCGGTATTATTTCACATTTCGGTCTCGATGGGAAAGAGATTATCCAAATGGGCACACTTAGCAAGGCAGTTGGGGCACTCGGTGGGTATATCGCGGGGAGTCGGACGCTGATTGAGTTGCTCATTAATCGCGCCCGCGGATTTATCTTTACAACCGGATTACCTCCAGCGACGTTAGCAGCGGCAAACACTGCGCTCGATGTCATCCGATCTTCACCTGAACTCCGAGAAAACCTCTTCTCACACGCGAAACGCTTCAAAACAGCACTGATCAATCTAGGCTATACCTTACTACCGAGCGAAACGCAGATTCTCCCCGTGGTATTAGGGAGTCCACAACGGGCAACACGTGTTGCAGAAGCATTACTCACGGAAGGTGTATTCGCACCAGCAAT